The Pseudomonadota bacterium region TTCCAATATGCCGGGCGTTGTACCGAAAACATCAACACTTGCATTAACAAATGCAACTTTGCCATATGCTATCAAGATTGCAAATAAGGGATGGAAAAAAGCATTTAAAGAAAATACCGAGATCAGATCCGGTGCTAACATAGTGTGTGGAAAAATAACATGCAAGGGCGTGGCCGAAGCATTTGGCATGGAATACTCAAAACTATAGGGAGTGTGTATTGGCTGAAAATATTCTTTGGGCTGAGATTGATCTAAAAGCAATTGCTCATAATATACGTGAATTAAGGCGGATTACAAATCCTGATTCACTTCTTATGGCTGTAGTAAAAGCAAATGCATATGGTCATGGGTCTTTCGAGGTTGCGCGCTGTGCTCTTGATAGCGGAGCCGATTATTTAGGTGTTGCCCGGATAGAAGAGGCAATATTATTAAGAGAAAAGAAAATTGATGCTCCGATTTTAATTTTCGGATTTACGCAACCGGCTCATTATGAAGATATTTTAAAGTACAACCTTATTCAAACTGTCTGCTCTTATTCTTTTGCTAAATCTCTTTCTTTATTTGCATTATCAAAAAACAGAAAAATCAAGGTACATCTTAAGATAGATACAGGTATGGGAAGAATCGGAATATTGCCCGATTGTTTCAGAAGCTACGATAAAAACGGAATTAAACCTGAAAGCGCGCTGGCTGAAGTTGAATCAATTGCCAGGCTTTCCGGCATTGAAGCAGAAGGGATATATACCCATTTTTCAATGGCAGATAGTTTTGACAAATCATTTGCACTAAAGCAGTTTGAAATATTTACTGAATTTACAGATCAGCTTAAGTCAAAAAACATTGAGTTTAAGCTTAAGCATGCTGCAAACAGTGCGGCAATTATTGATTTGCCGCAAACCCATCTTGATATGGTTCGTGCCGGAATATCAATCTATGGACTTTATCCATCTGAAGAAGTAAATAAAAATAAAATATCTTTACAGCCTGCCATGTCTCTTAAAGCAGTAATTGCACAAATAAAAGATGTTGCTGCCGGGTTCAAAGTCAGCTATGGAGCAACCTATGAAGCAGCCAGAAAAACAACCATTGCCACAGTTCCGGTCGGATATGCCGACGGATACAACAGGCTTCTTTCTTCGCGAGGTTCCATGCTTGTTTGCGGGCAGAAAGCTCCAATAGCCGGGCGTGTATGCATGGATTTGACTATGATAGATTTAGGCGATATGCCGGAAGTAAAAGAAGGCGATGAAGTTGTGATTTTTGGTAAACAGCAGGGCAATTCTATTACAGTTGATGAAATAGCATCCATGCTAAACACCATTAACTATGAGATTGTTACATCGGTTTCGGATCGCGTGAAAAGAGTGTATCTGAAATAGTTGAAAGATCGGAAGATTTGCTTTATCAAACCGCTCAATGGTTAATTTCAATATTCATTCTTTGATTGTATCTTATAATGAAGTCTGCTATTTTAATAGTAATCTCAGAAAAAGTGAATCGCCGATTGTGGTTGAAATAATTTCATGTCGATTTTCAATTGCTTTGTTTGGCATATCCTGAATTCTGTAAAATCACTTCACCCATACTCCCCTATACCTTTTGCTGTTGAGGAGGTTTTAGATGTTAATAAAATCTGATTATAAGTCAGGTTCAAATTCTTTTGTGATAGGACTCAAACTGCTTGGCCTCATTGCCGGTATCGAATTGCTCATTATGCTTTCTTTCTCTTTCTTACAAGTTAATAAATGGATGTCTCCCCATATGATGAGTTTTGCCGATACTTTGTTGTTGAGCATTTTGTCGGCTTTAACAATTTATATTGTGGTCGTCCGGCCCATGAAGACCCTGAATGAATTCACATGTATTGAAACAGATTTGGAAGAATCAGAAAAAAGATACAGACGTCTCTTCGAAACATCCAATGACGGTATCATGATTCTCGATTTTGAAACAGGACAGGTTAAGGATGTAAATCCGTTTCTTTTGAGTTTATTCGACGCTGAACATGAAGAGTTTATAGGAAAAGAATTTTCGCAAATCCGCTACTTTAATGATTTTGATAAAAAGGGGACAGCACTAAGAGAGTTGCGGGAAAAAGGTCTTGTTCATTACGATGGGGTAATCCTTGAAACTGTTGATGGACGGCAAGTCATCACGGAGTTTGTCGGAAATGTTTATCAGGAAGGCTCTTATAAGGTCATCCAACTTAATTTCCGCGATATTACTGATAGAAAAAAAGCTGAAGATGAACTGATTGACCGGGCACGTCAAGCAACATTGGGAGCTGAAATTGGAAAAGCGCTTGTGCAGCAAGAGGACTTGAGAACTTTATTGCAACTCTGCACAGAGTCTATAGTTAAAAACCTTGATGCAGCCTTTGCGCGAATCTGGATATTTCAAGAAAATATAAATGCACTTCACTTAATGGCAAGTGCCGGAATGTATACGCATATCGATGGTAACCATAAAAGTATACCGATCGGAAAATATAAGATTGGCAAAATAGCTGAAAATAAAAAGCCACATTTGACCAATACGGTGATCGGAGATCCTCAGATAAGTGATCAGGAATGGGCAAAGCTGGAAAAGATGGTGGCCTTTGCCGGACATCCTCTTGTAGTTGGTGAAAAGCTGGTGGGTGTGATGGCGATGTTTTCAAAAAAACCGCTTCAGGAGTCGGCTCTTACGGCACTATCATCAATTTCGGATGAAATTGCTTTAGGTATAGAGCGGAAAAAGGCTGAGGACAGGATACACTTTCTCGCATACTATGATAATCTGACAAATTTACCAAACAGATATTTCTTTAAAGAACTCGTAAAAAAGACGATTGAATATGCAAATCGTTATAAACATACATTTTCTGTTGCCATAATTGATTTAGATGATTTTAACCGAATAAATGATACTCTTGGAAATATAATCGGAGATAAATTTCTTAAGATTGTATCTTCAAGGCTTTTAAATACCTTGCGAAGCAGCGATTTTGTGTCACGTATATTTGATGAAGAAGAACCCATAGCCCGGATGGGTGGCGATGAATTCATTGTACTGTTACACGGGCTTGATGATACCGAAAATTACGTCCATGTTGCTCACCGTATCCTCAACGAACTGTCACAAGCCTATGAACTGGATGGCAGTGAAGTCTTTATAACCGCCAGCATCGGCATAGCTGTGTATCCTGATGACGGCAAAGATGTTGAAAATCTCATCAAAAACGCAGATACAGCAATGCATTATGCAAAGAAAAGGGGGAAAAACAACTTTCAATTCTATTCGAAATCAATGAATGAAAACGCCCTTGAACTTCTGACGCTGGAAACCAATCTTCGCAGGGCTATCGAGCGGCAGGAATTTCTGCTCTATTACCAACCGCAGGTGGATTTAGCTACAAGAACAATAATCGGAATGGAAGCGCTTATACGATGGAAAACACCGGAGGGGAATTTGATTTCGCCGGCTAAATTTATTCCATTGGCTGAAGCCAATGGACTTATCGTGCCGATCAGCAAATTTGTTTTGCAAACCGGATGCCTTCAAAATAAAAAGTGGCAGGAAGCCTGTTCAAAAAGGATTAGTGTGGCAATAAACGTGTCCGCGCGACAGTTCGGACAAAAAGGTTTCGTCCAGGAGGTCTTAACAGTTATAGAGGATATCAAGCTTGATCCACAATATCTCGAGCTGGAAATTACAGAAACAACTATCATGACAGATCCCAAAAGGGCTGTCAGTAACCTGGAACAATTGAAAGATGCGGGTATTAAGATTTCGTTAGATGACTTTGGCACAGGGTATTCGTCACTCAATTATTTACAACGGTTGCCTCTCGATGTTGTGAAAATCGACATTTCTTTCATAAGGAACGTTGTATCAAATTCTAATGATGCTGCGATTGTTAAGACAATTATAGCTATGGCGCATAATCTGAATTTGAAGGTTATCGCCGAAGGAGTAGAGGATGAAAATCAATTAGAATTCTTAAGAAAGCATGACTGTGATATGATACAAGGGTATTTATTCAGTCCTCCGGTACCAGCGGAAGATTTTTTTGATTTATTGACCCGATAATAAAATCGTCAGCAAGTATACCAATGAAAAGATTAAAGATGATATAATGGGCACAACACTTTCCGCACTTGTTTTATTGGGTAGTAAAGCACTTATTGCTCATGTTGGCGATAGCAGGATATATCGTTTCAGAGACAATGCAATGGTTCAATTAACAAAGGATCATACCTTCGTGCAGCAGCAGTTAGAAACAGGTAATGTGACTGTAATTGTGGTAGAAGTTTAATCTCTTTGGACTTATGGAAAAGAACCAAATGAAATTATTTAAAATCGGCGCTGTCCTGAATGATAAGTGGGTGATATTGGAATTTATCGGAAAAGGGGCGATGGGTGAAGTCTACCGGGCTCATCAGCTTAATTTAAACAGGGATGTAGCCATCAAAGTTATCTCCCAGGAGCTTTTGCAAACCCTTGATGATGACGAAATGATGGAAGCCGCTTTGTGCCGGTTTCGCAGGGAAGTGCAAGCATTAGCTCAAATTCGGCATCCCAATATTCTTCAAATCTATGACTATGGTTCAGGATTAGCAGATCTGGCAAAAGATGATACATTTGTTGAATTTATTGTTATGGAATATATTCCCGGCGCCACATTTCGTTATGCCATGCCGGAAGAAGGGTTCTACCCTGATGATGATACTGAACAAGTCATTAATTGGCTGGATAAGTACTTTTTGAAGGTTTTGGACGGGGTTAAGATACTTCATGATAATGGTATTGTGCATCGGGATATTAAACCTGAAAACATACTTATGGATGATAATATACCTAAAATCGCTGATTTCGGATTGGCTCGATCCAACCGATGGAAACCTGTAACTCATTCAGTAGATAGCATGGGAACACCTGCCTATATGTCACCGGAACAATTTATGGATTTTCGAATGGCAGGCAATCAGGCGGACATCTATTCCTTAGGAAAAATCCTTTATGAAGCAGTATGCGGCAAAATGAATCAGGGCGTTATTCCGTTTAGACAAGCAAGTATAAATAATCCGGAAAAGGAATTTTTCAAGGAATTAAACCTGGTAATCCAGAAAGCAACGGCTGAAAAAAAAGAAGATCGCTTTCAATCAGTTTCTGAATTGTATAATTCCCTTCTGGATCTGATAAATGCGGATAAACAAAGAAAAGAATTTAACGGGGATAAAAACAAGACTGTAAAATCCGGATTTTATCAACCTAAATGGATATGGACAGGGGTGATAATAGCGATTGCATCTATTATTTCAATGAGTATTTGGCACTTAATCGGCGAGCCGGGAATAAAACAAAAAGCATCCGAAATCAGCGAAAACGCAGAAAACCATACATTTAAAACTCCTATGTTCAAACCGTACCCTATACAATTAAAACCAAAAGAACTGTTGGGTTATGATGGTATTAATATGAAACTTATAAACGGAGGTGATTTTGCTACAGATGCTGAAGCAGTCAATTCAAAAAATAGTACTTCCAAAGTACAATCTTTTTACATAGATGAATTCGAAGTGACCTATTTTAACTATGTAGAATTTTTAAATGCTGTAAAGAAACGTTTGAATGTTGAAAATGGACTTGTTAAACAAAATGAAGAAATTTGGTTTTATATGGGTGATGGAACAAAACCTTATGAACAGATCATTTACCAGCACAATATGTTTCACTTGCGTGATCCGCAAAGAGCTGCCAACTCAGTTGTTCGGGTAACCTGGTATGGCGCTATGGCTTACGCAGAATATTATGGGAAACGGCTGTTAACTGAAAATGAGTTGGCGTATCTGATAAAAAACGACTGGTCGCCTTTGAGAAAGATTAGGAAAAAAGAAAAGACCGAACCGGTTTACGATAATTCCAAAAATATAATGCAATCTCATAACATGACCAGTATGGGCAACGGAAATGAATCGTCGGTAGAAACAGATTTAAGCAATACACCATCCAAACTATGGTCGGCAAAAATAAATTCCAATGATACAAAGACGCCTTATTTCAGTATAACCGTCGACAAATTGACTTCAAATGGCGTGGTTATCCAAAATGAAAGCTACCCGTGGGAAGCTTTTCCGGAGGTTGGGTTCAGATGTGCATTGAGTGTTGATAGCTATAAATGAACTCATGCCGGGCTTGCGCCAACAGGTCTATCGCGCCGGGTCTTTCTGACGTTACACCCCCGTTGCTGACCTGAGTTAACCAAACCACAAGGGAGGCAGAGATATGAGCACAAAACTAATTTCAGAAAAAAATCAGCATAAAGATCCTGTCTGCAACATGAGTGTATCAAGTGACTCCGAATACAATTACCTTTATGCAGACAAGCAGTATTATTTCTGCAGTGAGCATTGCCTCCATAAATTTAAAGAACATCCGCAACAATATCTGGATAAGGAAAGCTCACCATCTTCCGAAACAAATGGCGAGTTAATTTACACTTGCCCCATGCACCCTGAAATTCAACAGCAGGGACATGGCAGTTGTCCAAAGTGCGGTATGGCTCTGGAACCAATGAAAGCAGCAGCAGCTAAAACCGGGTACACCTGTCCCATGCATCCTGAAGTGATGCAAGACCATCCCGGTAATTGCCCCAAGTGTGGTATGGCTCTGGAACCGGTTACAGTCAGCGGTGAAGAAAAAAATGAAGAACTAATCGACATGAACCGTCGCTTTTGGGTCTGCACCGTACTGGCCTTACCGGTCTTTTTCCTGGCCATGATTGCTGATTTGATGCCTGCCTGGTTACCCAATTGGATTTCGATGCAAACGGTTCAATGGATTGAATTTGCGCTGGCATCACCTGTTGTATTATGGGGAGGGTGGCCGTTTTTTGTTCGAGGCTGGCAATCAATCAAGACATGGAATCTCAACATGTTTACCTTGATCTCACTGGGTGTTTCAGTAGCATGGTTATATAGCGTAACGGCTTTATTGTTTCCACGGATTTTCCCTCCCGTCATGCAGATGGAAGATGGCTTGGTAGCTGTCTACTTTGAAGCAGCAGCCGTGATTACTGTCCTGGTGCTTTTGGGACAAGTACTTGAATTACGTGCCCGCTCACGGACCAATGCGGCCATTCAGATGTTGCTCGGCCTCGCTCCGAATACGGCACGCATCGTACGAAATGATGGAACGGAAGAAGATATTTCACTTGAAAAGGTACAACCAGGCGATATCTTGCGTATTCGTCCCGGCGAGAAAGTGCCTGTAGACGGTAAGGTCATTGACGGTGAAAGCAACGTAGACGAATCCATGGTTACAGGTGAACCCATTCCTGTGGGAAAGTCGGCCGGTGAAAAACTCATCGGCGCGACGGTTAACGGAACGGGCAGTTTGTTGATGCAGGCGGAAAAAGTCGGCTCCGATACCTTGCTGGCACAAATTGTTAATATGGTGGCCGAAGCACAACGCTCACGAGCACCAATTCAGAAATTGGCAGATGTCGTGGCAGGTTATTTTGTACCCGCGGTGGTTGGCGTTGCCGTGGTTGCATTCATCGCCTGGTGGATGTGGGGACCGGAGCCTCGTCTGGCACATGCCGTTGTTAATGCCGTTGCTGTGCTTATAATCGCCTGTCCATGTGCATTGGGACTTGCTACACCTGTTTCTATCATGGTGGGAACGGGACGGGGCGCTATGGCCGGAGTCTTGCTCAAGAATGCCGAAGCGTTGGAGGTCATGGAAAAAGTCGATATCCTGGTTGTGGACAAGACCGGCACGCTGACCGAAGGCAAACCAAAGCTGGTCGCTGTGCAGGCAGAAGCTGGGTTTTCAGATGATCAAATATTACGTATAGCCGCAAGCCTCGAACGCGCCAGTGAGCACCCGTTGGCGGAAGCGATCGTACGTGGAGCGGAAGAAAAGGGAATTGAGCTGGTTAAGGCCAATAGCTTCAAGTCTATTACAGGAAAAGGCGTTACGGGCGAAGTTGATGGATATACGGTGGCAGCAGGTAACGTAAAACTGCTGGAAAGCATAGGTATCAACATGGGCGACTTATCACAACAAGCGGACAAACAACGCATCGAAGGTAATACAGTGATGTTGATTGCCATTAATGGCAAAGCAGCGGGTTTAATCGGCGTTGCTGACCCCATCAAAGACTCGACAGCCGAAGCCATTCGTGATTTGCATGCAGAAGGTATCAGGGTAGTGATGCTTACCGGTGACAGCAAAACCACCGCAAAAGCCGTTGCCGGCAAACTGGGGATCGACCAGGTACATGCCGAAGTATTGCCTGAACAAAAAGCCGAACTCATTAAGCAGCTTCAGGCAGATGGCCATATCGTTGCCATGGCAGGCGATGGCATTAATGATGCCCCTGCACTGGCGCAAGCCCAAGTCGGTATTGCCATGGGTACAGGTACTGATGTGGCAATTGAAAGCGCTGGCGTCACTTTAGTCAAAGGCGATTTGCGGGGTATCGTCAGAGCCAGACGATTAAGCCGGGCCACCATGCGTAATATCAGACAGAATTTATTCTTTGCTTTCGTTTACAACACGGTGGGTATTCCAATTGCCGCTGGAGTGTTGTACCCATTCTTTGGAATACTGTTGTCTCCAATGATAGCTGCAGCAGCAATGAGCTTCAGCTCAGTTTCCGTGATTAGTAATTCGCTCAGACTTAAACGTGCGCAATTATAAAACGTGAAAAATATTGCTCTCTATTGCATACCATGTCTCTTAAAGCAGTAATTACATAAATAAAAGATGTTGCTGCCGGGTTCAAAGTCAGCTATGAAGCAACCTATGAAGCAGCCAGACAAACAACCATTAATTATGAGATCGTAACATCGGTTTCGGATCGCGTAAAAAGAGTGTATCTGAAATAGTTGAAAGGAAAGTATATGATAAAACATGTTGTTGTAATAAAGTTTAAAAAAGAAGTTGGTAAAAATGAGATAGATAAACTTGAAAAAAAGCTGGGAGCTTTATCCGAAAAAATTCCGGAGATCACATATTATAAATTTGGATGTGATGTTCTGCACTCCGAAAGATCTTACGATTTTGCTATAGTATCTGTTTTTGTGGACTTGGATTCATTGGGTAAATACACGGTGCACCCGATGCATCAGGAAGTGGGTGGAGTGATTAAAGAGATGAGTGACAGTACTATTGTTGTGGATTTTGAGTTCTAGTATTCTTCTGCCGAAGGAACATTTTTTCTGATTTTTTTTATTGTGCTTCGGCGATGCTTTGCTTCGAGCCGTTTTTTTCTTGAAGCAATGGATGGATTTGTTCTGATACGCTTCTTTTGTATCTCAGCTGCTTTTTGTATTAATTTAACAAGGCGGTCTGTTGCATCTTTTCGGTTTTTTATCTGGTCGCGGAATCGTTTGGCATTTATTATAAGTATGCCTTCAGATGAAACTTTTTTTCCTGAAATCTGAATGAGCCTGTTGCGCACATCATCGGGCAGTGAAGGAGAGTTTTTTACATTAAAGCGGAGCTGGACGGCAGATGCCACCTTGTTAACATTTTGACCGCCCGGTCCCGAAGCCTGAATGAATTCTTCTTTTATTTCATCTTCTGAAATTGATATTTGATCTGTAATTTGAATCATTGGAGTATCCGGCGTGATTTCAGATAATGTTTTTTCCAGTAAGGATTGGAAAGCCTGGAAACAGTTACCCCTTTGCTGCTTGAAGTGTGGGCAAATTCTCCTTTTCCGATATAAATTCCTACATGTCTTTTATACCGCGGAGGATCAAAAAAAACCAGATCACCTGCTTTAAGCTTACGGTTTTCAACAGTTTCATTATACCTGGCTGTAGAATCTGTTTCTATCCCGTATTTTGCAGCACACCCTGAAATAAGCAACAGCAAAAAACAAACAAAGAATATATTTTTACATGCATTCATTTGTAAACCAGCATATCAAAAGTGATAATGAGAAGCAATATTTGCTTTTTCCTTATCACATAAGGTATCATGCGATCACTCGTTTGTATGCTTACTGAAATTCAAACAGGAATGGTAGGTTAAGGCTTTGAATTTAAATATAAATAAAGGGAAAAGAACCCTGATGAAAAAGATTATTGTAGCATGTTTAGGTCTTATATCGCTTCTCTATCTTCTTAATATCGGCGTCGGAATAATTGAAATTATTCCTGACAATATTCCATTTGTAGGGAATTTAGATGAAGGAGGTGCCGCTTTGCTGCTTTTGATGTGTTTGCGGTATTTTGGCTTTGATCTGACGAAAATCTTCGAAAAGATGACCAAAACAAATAATGATATAATACCAAAAAGTGATTAATAATGCGTTATACTGATGATAAACAAATATATAGGCCTGATTTGCATTATAAAAACCAGACGAAATCAAAGGATGCTGGTATTTTTGCAACTTTAGGTTTCAAGGATAATATCCTATGGCGTTAATCAGCATGCAGGATGTGAGTTGGGGCCTGGGAGGTACACCATTACTCGACAAAGTAAGCCTGCAAATTGAAAAGGGCGAACGTATCTGCCTGCTCGGGCGAAACGGTGTAGGCAAATCGAGCCTGATCAAGCTTATAAACGGCAGTCTGTTGCAAGACAGCGGAGAAATCAGATTCCAGCAGGGTGCGACCACAGCTATTTTAGAGCAGGAAGTACCCTGCCAATCCGAAGGCTCTGTTTTCGATATGGTAGCTCTTGGCTTGGGACATAAAGGCGAAACTCTTATCCAGTACCGCCGCTTATCCGACAACCTTGTGACAGATAACCCTGAGCACCTTTCCCTGTACGAAACGCTACAGCATCAGATGGATGCTGCCAATGGATGGGTGTTGGCACCTCAAATCGAAGATTTGCTGGCGCGTGCAGGGCTTGATCCAGAATTGGATTTTGCCTCTCTTTCCGCAGGCATGAAACGCCGTACAATGCTTTGCCGTGCCATGATCCGGCAACCCGATATACTTCTTTTGGACGAACCCACCAACCATCTGGATATCGACACTATCGTCTGGATGGAGGACTATATTGCCAAAAACGTTCAAACCTTGCTCTTTGTATCCCATGACCGGGCATTTGTAAAAAGAATCGCAAACCGCATTCTTGAGCTGGATCGAGGCCGCTTGATCTCCTACGCCTGCAATTATGATACTTATTTAAAACGCAGAGAAGAAGATGCCCAAAGCGAGGCAAACCAAAACAGGCGATTCGACAAAAAGCTTTCGGCAGAAGAGGTCTGGATTCGCCAGGGCATAAAAGCCCGCCGGACAAGAAACGAAGGACGCGTTCGTGCTTTACAAAAATTGCGGGAAGCTTTTCGGGCGCGCCGGGCACAAATTGGCCGTGCGAACATGAAGACCCAGGATGTCGAACGAAGTGGCAAGCTGGTCATCGAAGCCAAAGAAATTTTATTTTCTTATGCCGATGTGCCATATATCAAGGGTTTTAGCACTGTAATTATGAGAGGGGATAAAATAGGGCTTATTGGTCCCAATGGTTCGGGTAAAACCACCCTGCTTAAAATACTGCTTAACGAAATCGCTCCGGATAGTGGCAGTATCCGTCACGGCACCAAGCTTCAGGTAGCCTATTTTGATCAATTGCGACTTTTGCTTGATGAAAACAAAACCGTAGTTCAAAATATTGGCGAAGGAAATGATTTTATAGAATTTAATGGACAAAACCGCCATGTGATTTCCTATCTTCAGGATTTTTTATTTCCTCCCGAACGTTCTCGTACACCGGTACACATCCTTTCCGGTGGTGAAAAAAATCGCCTGCTGCTTGCAAAGATGTTTGCCAAACCGGCCAATTTACTTGTTATGGATGAGCCAACAAACGATCTGGATGCAGAAACACTGGAGCTTTTAGAAGATCTGCTGTTAGACTACACAGGAACCCTTTTGCTTGTAAGCCATGACCGTAGCTTTTTAAATAACGTGGTCACAAGCACTTTTGCCTTTGAGGGAAACGGCACAGTGCGTGAATACCCCGGTGGTTATGATGACTGGCTGGCCCAACGCCAGGTTATAGAGTCTTTACCCAAACAGGAAAATAAAACATCAAAGCCCCGTGTTTTAAAAAACAAACCGGAAAAACCCCGCAAACTGGGATTTAAGGAGCAACGGGACTTAGAAATCATGCCACGGGTAATCGACGAATTGGAAACTGAACAAAAGCAGCTTTTCGCCAATATGTCAGATCCGGCTTTTTACAAAAAAGATAAAGTTGAAATCGATGCCATTACAAAACGCCTGAAAGTAATTGAGACGGAAATCTTAGCTGCTTATAAGCGCTGGGAAAAGCTGGATGCCATTGCCGGGGCTTTGGAATAGAAGAAAATATTTTTCAGGCAAACGGCCACAACAAAGCTATTATGCCTGCAATTATAAAATGAGATTCTACAAGAAATTCCAGCTTCGTTCCTGAAAGCATATAGCCCTCAATATGTTTTAAGAGAATCAAAAACAAAGATAAAGGACATAGAAAAAGAATAAAACCAAGATTTGTGATAATATTAAATGCACCCGATACAAGCAAAAGCGCAACCATCGAAATAAGAATAGCCTTTAAAAGGCGTATAGTGCGTTCTTCTCCTATGATTATTGGAATTGTTTCCCTGCCTACAATGCGGTCGCCTTGCATATCAAGAATATCAAAAAAGGAGGTTCTCACAAAAGCCATGCACACAGACCATGTGAAAACCAGAATAATTCCGGGGCTGGCTTTTAAACACAAGGCAGGCAGAAGTGAAGTTACAACACCCCATGCAGCAGAAATCAGAACTGTTTTAGAGCCTGGGATATCTCTTATGCTTCTGTATTTGCCCTTTGTTATTTTTTCCGGGATAATCCTCAAATTGTAGGAAAGACCCATTATGCTGATAGATGAAAGAACAATAAATGGAGTAAGACCTATAGAATATGCAGTTAAAATGCCTGCACCTCCCGCCGAAATTGCGAGAAAGGCAAGTGGTATTTTATACTTGTTGTAAAAAACCGCTCTGTCCGGATCATTGTAATAATCGGCGTTCATGCCTATAAGATTGTTTATTACATGCATTGAAAAAATATAAAGCATTGACATAACCACATATGGAAAATAATTTGAAGCACCCAGCAGTTTGATGTTTGCATAACAAAGACATCCGGCTCCTATAGATACATAGATATTTCCTATAAACAAAGAATATTGTATATTGTAAAGTTGCTTGCGCCAGCCACGCGCCTTGTTATATGAAAGATCTTCTAAAGATCTGTAAACTCTTTTAATCAACCAGTTTGGTGTAGAAGCACCTGCTGTTATTCCGATATTTTTGGCAGAAGAAAGAGATGCCAGGTCAAGCTCGGATTCCGTTTCAATCTGATAAGCCGGCTTTCCGGCCTGTATAGCTGCTTCTGTAAGCCTTTGTGTATTTCCGCTGTTATGTCCCCCAACTACAACTATTGCATCAACTTGTTCTGCAAGTTCTTTTACTTCAGCTTGCCTCATGGATGTTGAGTTGCAGATAGTATCATAAAGCTTAAAATGAGGGTAATTACTTGCAACTAATTGCTTTACTTTTTCATAAAAATGGATGTTTTGTGTAGT contains the following coding sequences:
- the ispH gene encoding 4-hydroxy-3-methylbut-2-enyl diphosphate reductase; the protein is MKILVAKTAGFCMGVRRAVEMALDMPNKYKWPIFTFGPLIHNPQVLDLLREKGITVIKDIPEKGSGTVLIRAHGVPPGTKKSLKNSGFKVIDATCPRVIKVQTIIGKHAKDGYTSIIIGDKNHPEVIGLLGYARGHGYAVASIEELEALPEFEKAIVVAQTTQNIHFYEKVKQLVASNYPHFKLYDTICNSTSMRQAEVKELAEQVDAIVVVGGHNSGNTQRLTEAAIQAGKPAYQIETESELDLASLSSAKNIGITAGASTPNWLIKRVYRSLEDLSYNKARGWRKQLYNIQYSLFIGNIYVSIGAGCLCYANIKLLGASNYFPYVVMSMLYIFSMHVINNLIGMNADYYNDPDRAVFYNKYKIPLAFLAISAGGAGILTAYSIGLTPFIVLSSISIMGLSYNLRIIPEKITKGKYRSIRDIPGSKTVLISAAWGVVTSLLPALCLKASPGIILVFTWSVCMAFVRTSFFDILDMQGDRIVGRETIPIIIGEERTIRLLKAILISMVALLLVSGAFNIITNLGFILFLCPLSLFLILLKHIEGYMLSGTKLEFLVESHFIIAGIIALLWPFA